A portion of the Chlamydia avium 10DC88 genome contains these proteins:
- the dnaA gene encoding chromosomal replication initiator protein DnaA, producing MRAWEDFLLLQEKEIGAGTVDKWLRSLKVLCFDACNLYLEAKDSFQVTWFEEHIRPKVKAHLVNNNGKLIRVHITSLDKTTSLYGEKQIQYEKTSCFSMQYGNVNPTMSFSNFLVTSENDLPFRIFQEFTKPSEGTVSFPFNPIYLFGPEGSGKTHLMQAAVSALKESGGKILYVASDLFTEHLVSAIRSGEMQRFRSFYRSVDALFIEDIEVFSGKSATQEEFFHTFNSLHTEGKLIVLSSSCAPGDLKSVEERLISRFEWGVVVPIHPLAKEGLHNFLMRQSEQLNLRIESTALDFLICALSSNVKTLLHAINLLSKRVAYKKISQQLLYETDIQSLLRDVLDAAESVRLTPLGIVRAVAQYYGVSPESILGRSQSREYVVPRQVAMYLCRQKLSLSYVRIGNVFSRDHSTVISSIRTVSQKIEEGGLDISIATKDLMKTLSSAYKSLEFFPEEEILC from the coding sequence ATGCGAGCGTGGGAAGACTTTCTTCTGCTACAAGAAAAAGAAATTGGAGCGGGTACTGTAGACAAATGGTTAAGGTCATTAAAAGTCCTATGTTTTGACGCATGCAATCTCTATCTTGAGGCTAAGGATTCTTTTCAGGTAACTTGGTTTGAGGAGCACATACGGCCTAAGGTAAAGGCTCATTTGGTGAATAACAACGGAAAATTGATCCGGGTTCACATTACCTCACTAGATAAGACTACTTCCCTATATGGAGAAAAACAGATTCAATATGAGAAGACATCTTGTTTTTCTATGCAGTACGGGAATGTTAATCCTACTATGTCATTTTCTAATTTTCTAGTGACTTCTGAAAACGACCTACCTTTCCGTATTTTCCAAGAGTTCACTAAGCCTTCTGAAGGCACCGTGAGTTTTCCTTTTAATCCTATATATTTATTTGGTCCTGAAGGATCAGGAAAGACACATTTAATGCAGGCTGCAGTGAGTGCTCTTAAAGAGTCTGGAGGAAAGATCTTATATGTAGCTTCAGATTTATTTACAGAGCATTTGGTTTCAGCTATACGGTCTGGAGAAATGCAACGTTTCCGTTCCTTTTATCGTAGTGTTGATGCTTTATTTATAGAAGACATTGAAGTTTTTTCTGGTAAGTCAGCTACGCAAGAGGAGTTTTTCCATACTTTTAATTCTTTGCATACAGAAGGCAAACTTATTGTGCTTTCTTCTTCATGTGCTCCTGGGGATTTGAAATCTGTAGAGGAACGCTTAATTAGTCGGTTTGAGTGGGGAGTAGTTGTACCTATCCATCCTCTTGCTAAGGAAGGATTGCATAATTTTTTAATGAGACAATCTGAGCAATTGAATCTTCGTATAGAAAGTACGGCACTAGATTTTTTAATTTGTGCATTATCTTCTAATGTCAAAACATTGTTGCATGCAATAAATTTGCTATCTAAGCGTGTTGCTTATAAGAAGATTTCTCAGCAATTGCTGTATGAAACGGATATACAGTCACTCTTACGTGATGTTTTAGATGCTGCTGAGAGTGTTCGATTAACTCCTTTAGGAATTGTTCGTGCTGTTGCTCAATATTATGGAGTATCTCCAGAAAGTATTTTGGGGAGATCTCAATCTAGAGAGTATGTTGTTCCTAGGCAAGTAGCTATGTACCTATGTCGACAGAAATTGTCTTTGTCTTATGTGCGTATAGGTAATGTATTTTCCCGAGATCATTCTACGGTCATTTCTTCTATACGTACGGTCTCTCAAAAAATAGAGGAGGGAGGCCTCGACATCAGTATTGC